A region of Cucumis melo cultivar AY chromosome 2, USDA_Cmelo_AY_1.0, whole genome shotgun sequence DNA encodes the following proteins:
- the LOC103492177 gene encoding uncharacterized GPI-anchored protein At5g19250-like → MANSLFRLFTLFFFVVISIFLLHPNVVLCDVKDDNILSAINKYRQSKNLSEFSYNKNAACLAGKLVYKLRDEPCSSAENFNKEISSETKLADFPKLLRKCHIAYNTSIDGIILPSCVPGLDPTSVTSNYTHSHDAEYINDQNYTGAGVGTIEDAWVVLILSTNTSTGNYDSSGSSSLVVAGGGRVGVMVALLGMFVSSLLFFDFLFLG, encoded by the exons ATGGCTAATTCTCTCTTTAGATTGTTCACTTTATTCTTCTTTGTTGTCATCTCCATCTTCCTCCTTCATCCCAATGTTGTTCTTTGTGATG TGAAAGATGATAACATTCTAAGCGCCATTAACAAATATAGACAATCAAAGAATCTATCAGAGTTTTCTTACAACAAAAATGCAGCATGTTTGGCTGGTAAACTTGTTTATAAGCTAAGAGATGAGCCTTGTTCAAGTGCTGAAAATTTCAACAAAGAAATTAGCTCAGAAACTAAGCTTGCAGATTTCCCCAAGCTCTTACGAAAATGTCACATAGCCTACAACACCTCCATTGACGGCATCATTCTCCCCTCTTGCGTCCCTGGACTCGATCCTACATCTGTCACCAGTAACTACACCCATTCCCACGACGCCGAGTATATCAACGACCAAAACTATACTGGTGCTGGGGTTGGGACGATCGAAGATGCTTGGGTCGTTCTCATTCTTAGCACCAACACGTCGACTGGGAACTACGACAGCAGTGGATCGTCGTCTTTGGTTGTTGCTGGAGGTGGTCGTGTTGGTGTGATGGTTGCATTGTTAGGGATGTTTGTTTCATCTTTgttattttttgattttcttttcttgggTTGA